In the Topomyia yanbarensis strain Yona2022 chromosome 3, ASM3024719v1, whole genome shotgun sequence genome, one interval contains:
- the LOC131688812 gene encoding uncharacterized protein LOC131688812: MAANTTTTWVFNPPGAPHMGGAWERLVRSIKVAMAAVNSSGRKLDDEGLLTFIIEAESIVNSRPLTYMPLDFEEQEAITPNHFLLGCSNGVRQPVVATTDEVSALRNSWKQIQYQLDVFWQRWVREFLPTLTRRPKWFGDVKPIEVGDLVFVVDGTRRNGWIRVRVQEVHAGKDGRIRKVKWAHASVGLQLSSYRREKG, from the coding sequence ATGGCAGCCAATACAACAACCACATGGGTGTTCAATCCTCCGGGCGCTCCCCACATGGGCGGTGCATGGGAACGTTTGGTGCGATCGATCAAGGTAGCGATGGCGGCGGTCAATTCGTCGGGACGAAAGCTGGACGACGAAGGACTCCTCACATTTATAATCGAGGCAGAAAGCATCGTCAATTCGCGTCCGCTGACGTATATGCCGCTAGACTTTGAAGAACAGGAGGCGATCACTCCCAATCACTTTCTGTTAGGCTGCAGCAATGGTGTTCGTCAGCCGGTAGTTGCCACAACAGATGAAGTATCGGCCTTGCGTAATTCGTGGAAACAGATACAATATCAGCTGGACGTCTTCTGGCAGCGTTGGGTACGCGAGTTTCTACCAACACTCACTCGTCGTCCGAAATGGTTCGGTGATGTAAAACCAATCGAAGTTGGGGATTTGGTATTCGTTGTCGATGGGACTAGAAGGAATGGTTGGATCAGAGTCCGGGTGCAAGAGGTGCATGCCGGGAAGGATGGACGAATTAGGAAGGTGAAGTGGGCTCATGCGTCAGTCGGTCTCCAACTTAGCAGTTATCGACGTGAGAAAGGATAG